Proteins encoded within one genomic window of Candidatus Brevundimonas colombiensis:
- a CDS encoding beta-eliminating lyase-related protein has product MRYDFGSDNTAGMALSAIEGLVRANKGFARAYGADDVTARAADQIRQRLDADAEVRFVFSGTAANAIALSMLAQPYEAVLAHHAAHICTDETGAPGFFGHGLGLIGLPGFSGKIDPLALQAQLAEAEVGHRQPPAALSLTQATEYGAVYTEEELRHLIEPVKALGYRVHMDGARLANAAAAGFDLKDIPRLGVDVLVFGGAKAGANCAEAIVLFDKTLARRLDNRLKQAGQTASKTRLLSGPMLGLLESGDWEAGAAHANLMAQRLAAGIATRSSFVLAHPVEANAVFVRMSPEAHARLNTLGWACYPFDDGSVRFVCSWATPSAAVDDLIETIAGLD; this is encoded by the coding sequence ATGCGCTACGACTTCGGGTCCGACAATACGGCGGGCATGGCTTTGAGCGCCATCGAGGGGCTGGTGCGCGCCAACAAGGGGTTTGCCAGGGCCTATGGCGCCGACGACGTCACCGCGCGCGCCGCCGATCAGATCCGCCAGCGGCTGGATGCGGACGCCGAGGTGCGGTTCGTGTTCAGCGGCACGGCCGCCAACGCCATCGCCCTGTCCATGCTGGCCCAGCCCTATGAGGCGGTGCTGGCGCATCATGCGGCCCACATCTGCACCGACGAGACGGGAGCGCCGGGCTTCTTCGGCCACGGTCTGGGCCTGATCGGCCTGCCGGGCTTTTCGGGCAAGATCGACCCGCTGGCCCTGCAGGCGCAGCTGGCCGAGGCCGAGGTCGGTCATCGCCAGCCGCCCGCAGCCCTGTCCCTGACCCAGGCGACGGAATATGGCGCGGTCTATACCGAGGAAGAACTGCGCCACCTGATCGAGCCGGTGAAGGCGCTGGGCTATCGCGTGCATATGGACGGCGCGCGACTGGCCAATGCGGCGGCGGCCGGATTCGACCTGAAGGACATTCCCCGCCTGGGGGTGGACGTGCTGGTGTTCGGCGGAGCCAAGGCCGGGGCCAATTGCGCCGAGGCCATCGTGCTGTTCGACAAGACCCTGGCCCGACGGCTGGACAATCGGTTGAAACAGGCCGGTCAGACGGCGTCCAAGACCCGGCTGCTGTCCGGCCCGATGCTGGGCCTGCTGGAAAGCGGCGACTGGGAGGCGGGCGCCGCCCACGCCAATCTGATGGCGCAGCGGCTGGCGGCGGGGATCGCCACGCGGTCCTCCTTCGTCCTGGCCCACCCGGTCGAGGCCAACGCCGTCTTCGTGCGGATGTCGCCAGAGGCGCACGCCCGTCTGAACACCCTGGGCTGGGCCTGTTATCCGTTCGACGACGGATCGGTGCGGTTCGTCTGTTCCTGGGCCACGCCGTCGGCGGCGGTGGACGACCTGATCGAAACGATCGCCGGCCTGGATTGA